In Fimbriimonadaceae bacterium, the DNA window CCTCGCCGACCACGGCCCTGACTTCTTCCGGGCTGTTTTGGGTCGTCGCGCTGAACGCCCGTCGGAGACTGACCGCCGAGACGATCTGGAGGGCCTGGGTGTCCGTCTTGTCGGACTCCAAGACGTCACGAGCAAACTTCTCCGCCAAATCGTACGTGCCTTTGCCGTAGTTCGCCCGGGCTAACAAGAGCAGGGCGCGCTTGTCGCCTGGTTTGATCTTCAGGGCCGTCCGCCCCGAGGTCACCGCGTCGCCCCACTTCTTGACGGTGAGGGCTTCCTGACCCTTGGCAAGGTGGTAGTCGGCGCCTTTGGCCAATTCGTTGTTGATGTTCAGGGTGAGGGTCTTCTCGCCCTTCTCGCCCTCGGTGGTGTAGGCGACCAGCTTGACCGTGTAAGGGCCGTCGTTTTCGCCCAGGGTGTCGATTTGGAAGATGTAGGGGGTGCTGGACTTCGAGTCCTTAAGCTGGTCTCCGACATACATCTCGACCTTGGTCACGAGGTTGTCGCTCCGGACGGTCGCCCGCAAGGCGTATTCGCCGTGGACCTCGTCGCCGTTCTTCGCGTCGGTGATGACCTCGACTGACGCCGACGCCACGGCGCAGCAGACGATCGACAGGAGGCCCACAAATGTATGTCGCACCATGTTCACTGATCCTTTGTCCATTTTATTATGACGGTTCTCAACCTATACCGCCGCGTCGCCCCGTTCGCGGGTACGGACGCGCACCGCGTCCAGGAGTTTCTCGACAAACACTTTGCCGTCGCCGGGCTGTCCGGTCCGTGCCGCCGTGACGATGGCCTGGACCACCCGGTCGGCGTCCGCGTCGGGGACGACCACTTCGATCTTCGACCGGAAGGGAAGGGAGGTGAGAATCTCCTGTCCGGCGAAAAGGACGGCCGCCTCCGGGTTGCTGCCCGACCCTCGGGCGTCGGAAACGGTCATCCCGGTGACGTCCATCGCCGCGACGGCCGACTTGACGTCCTCAAGGCGATGGGGGCGGACATAGGCGATGACACGGACCATGTCAGAGGAACCGGTAACGGCGGACGTAGTAGGCGACGCGGAAGGAGTAGGTGATGAAGTTCAAGGTGTCACGGTAGAGGTCTGCAGTGGCGCCTAGTTCTTCGCCCGGAAGCCGTCGGCGCATGAGCATCGACAGGTCGCACGCGACATAGACTGTGGCCAAGACAGCGAGGACGATCGAGAACGCGGCGTCCGCGGGACCGAGCCACTGCAGCCACGCCGCGACCCCGCCCGCCAAGAGGGCGGTCGCCGACCCGAGCACCGCGTAGCCAAAGTGGCTGAAGTCGCGCCCAGCGACCAAGGTGTACGTGACAAGTGTGACGGGCACGATGTAGACAAGTCGCAAGTCGACACCGAGTTCTCCAAGGCTGGCCACCAGTGTCCCGACGAAAGGCTGGAGTCCCAGGCAGAGCAGGGCGCTGACGGAAGATTCCGCGCCACGGTGGGGCACCAGCCTCCTGACGAAGGTGAGCAGGATCAGGACGACAAGGACGCCTAAGCCGGCTTGTGCCGCGCCCAGGTCAAGGGGACGCCCGACGAAGACGGCGCTGACGACCGTCGTCGCCGACCACGCCATGACGGTCCTCCGCTTGAAAGCCAGGCCGACACGGTACGGCGCGTCGGCGACGTGGCCGGGCACGACGTAGGGTTCGGGGAAGGTGTCACGCACGCGACTCAATTGTACGCGGCAACGTCGGGTGTCGGTGCGTGGTGAAGGAAGTGGTCGGGATGAGAGGATTCGAACCTCCGACCTCTGCGTCCCGAAAACTGCTCTGTCAGGTTCTACTCTGTCCGAGCAGATTCAACGAGGGTTCCAGTCGTGCCCAGGAACACCAGATCCAAGAAGTCTCCACCAGACGCGCGAGCGATTAGCGATTCCGGTTCGGCTAGGTCTCGCAAGACACTTTCAAGCTGATGAACGACGATGCCGCGATTCGCGAGCAACATTAACTCCTCCGGGTACTTCATGCGGTGGACGACAAGTTCACGCGACCACGTACAACCCGGTGCGAGCCGCGCAAGCATTGACCGCTTCTGGGGATGGTCGAACTTCTTCGCGATCCATTCATTTGCACCGCGTTCCAACTGGTCGGGAGTTCGAGTGCCCGAACTCGTCGCCGCGCGTCCGGTCGCTTTCTGATCTTCCTTGGTCAGCCGGAACAGATAGCTGACGGGGTTCACGGAAGCCTGTACTTCGACGTGGCGACACTCTAGGCCGTTGGCCGTGGGCCGAACGGCTAGTAGGTTCATTTCATGAACACCCAACTTGACTCCGCGAATGGTGAAGAATCCGGAGCGGTTCAACCACTCCTGTACGAGTTCTTCCGCAAGTAGGGCCATTGAAGCGAAGATTACCTGTGCTCACAGCCTTACCTCGTCAGGCAGAGTTGCCTTTTCAAACGATTCAAAAATCGTCAGAGAGGCACTGTAGCCCTATTTCGAGCTACAGAGAGCCGCCATGGCATTCCAACGCGGAATCATTCAGGGGAACTTTGCCCGAATTCGGGCGAGCATCACGCAGGGATCGAAGCCAATGGCTTCCGCCAAGTCCATGAACTCAATCACGTCCAGACGACGTGTGACGTGGTAATGGCAGACAAGGCAGGTTGTGACAGATCTGTGCGGAGAGCAACCTCACCTTGAGAACCAACGTCCCGCTTGCTTCCGAGGCGCGTTTGGCAATCGACTCTCAGCCAAGACGGAGCAATTACGTCTTCACGACCGCGAACGGCAAGCCCGGTCTCCCCGGACAACCTCACTCGCGACTTTCGGCAGTGGGCCAAGAAGAACGGTCTTGAGGGAATGAGACTCCATGACCTTCGCGGCTCGTACGTCTTCCCCTTGATCGAATCCGGCGCGGACATCCGCACGGTTCAAGAACTGGCGCGTCACTCGGATTCCCGGACGACGATGGAAGCCTACGCGCGACCTCGTCAACCGGTCAAAGAACAGGCCATCGAAGGGCTACGGCGGCACTGGGGTTGAAAGTTTGCAGAATAGAACCCAGACGGCCTAGACTCAAAATGAAGGTGGTCGGGATGAGAGGATTCGAACCTCCGACCTCTGCGTCCCGAACGCAGCGCTCTACCAAGCTGAGCCACATCCCGACAGTGCTCGTCACATGCCACGGCACGCGACAGACCGGTCGCCCATTATACATCGGGCCTGCCTCCACCGGGGACCGGTGGGACTTCACGACGCCTTAGACCATTTTGGGCCAAATGGTGGACAGCCAAACGAGGCGTGCAACACCGTGGCCGTTCTCGAAATGTCCGGAAGCGAAACGATTCTTGTACTAATGAGAGATGATCCTCCTGGGGGTCAAGACCCTGTCAAGACCACGGGGGTTTTCTTTGGCTTTTTCGGTCTAGCTGTGTTACAATTCCGGAATCTCAATGTGCCCGACGCCGCGCACGGACAGGGGAGAACTTCACATGGACGACCGGTCGCCCATGGTGCAGTCAGTCGCCAAGACGATGAAGGCCCGGATCGACCAAGGCGTCTATCCGCCGGGTCGTAGCTTGCCCAGTGAAAGGG includes these proteins:
- a CDS encoding P-II family nitrogen regulator, with translation MVRVIAYVRPHRLEDVKSAVAAMDVTGMTVSDARGSGSNPEAAVLFAGQEILTSLPFRSKIEVVVPDADADRVVQAIVTAARTGQPGDGKVFVEKLLDAVRVRTRERGDAAV
- a CDS encoding tyrosine-type recombinase/integrase, which translates into the protein MLPRRVWQSTLSQDGAITSSRPRTASPVSPDNLTRDFRQWAKKNGLEGMRLHDLRGSYVFPLIESGADIRTVQELARHSDSRTTMEAYARPRQPVKEQAIEGLRRHWG